The sequence CTCAGCAAAGTGCGTCGTCCACATTGAAGGCTCGTCCGCGGAGCTCCATCATGCGGCGACTGATGTCGACCGCGAAGACAACCATGCACCCGGCAGCGTCGTCTCGACGCAATTACATGCTTGACGTCCCAGCGGCGATTAGACAACTCCATCACTGTCGACCTGACCGGCGCCTGCGCCGGCTTCATCTATGCGCTGATGTTCGACGACGGGTCCACTCGCCTGCACGGCAACCCAGCGCTGGTCATCGCCGCCAACATCCTCAGCCGCCGTATCAATCCAGCCGAGCGCGCAAGCGCCGTGCTGTTTGCCGATGCCGCCGGTGCCGCGGTGATCGGTCCTTGCGATGAAGCCGATCGAGGCATTCTCGGCGCTTCGGTGGATTCGGACGGCTCGTGCTACGGGCTGATCCAGATCCCGGCGGCGGAAGCAATAAGCCGTTCCATAGCGACCTCGACCCGGAGCAGACCCGCATGACCATCACCGACGGCCGCGAAGTGTTCGCCAGGGCTGTACGCACGCGGGGCCGATTGCGCTCGTCTTCGGGATCGGGACACGATGCCAGCCCTTGGCCTGGCCAAAACACCGCCTAATGCCAGTTGCGGTGAGAAAACCGGGCTAGACGATAGATGCTTGGCAATTCGGCATGCGACTGTCGTTAGTCGCCACGCCAGATCGGCCTGCGCTTGGCTTTGTACGCAGTAGCACCCTCTAACGCGTCATTTGATCGCATGAGCTCGCGTAACAACTCGTCATTCAGTGTCCAAAGCGAATTTCGGGCTTTTTCGCTCTGAGCTTTTACCAGTGCGAGGCTCGCCCGCACTGAAAGGGGTGCATTTTGAGCGATGGAATCAGCCAGACTCATCGCGGCCTCTAATAGGAAATGTTCCGGCACCAGCCGATTGACAAGACCAAGCTGATATGCTCGGGGAGCCTCAAAAAGGAGGCCGGTAAGGAGTATCTCGTTGGCAAGTACCGGCGGTAACATCTCACCCAGCCGAAGCGCCCCACCAGCGCCTGCCACTAGACCGCGCTTTGCTTCAGGTAAGCCAAACTTACAGTTTTCAGTCGACACTACGAGATCGCAGGCCAGCATGAGTTCAAATCCGCCGGCGATCGCTGCACCCTGAACAGCGGCTAAAACAGGTTTCGTTCGTGCCCGGCTTACCAAGCCGCCCAAATGCCCGTCTCCAAACAGTATTTCTTCCGCTTCCCCATCGACGAACGCTTGAAGGTCCATTCCTGAACAGAAAACAGGTCCTTCACCGCGAAGAATGCCAACCGCAAGATGGTCGTCGCTCTCGAACCGATCCACTGCAATACGCAGCTGTGGGCTAGTTCGCTCATCGATTGCATTTCGCCGATCCGGACGGTTTATCGCTATGATAGCGATGTTGTCACGGGTCTCGAAGGAAACTGGCTCGTTCGACAATTCAAAAAATCCTCCAAGTTGCACGTAGCCTTGCGACTCTCCCGCATATGCTGCAGCCGTTTCTGCCGCCGCCTCATCGGCGGGCCATCTTGCGCAACGCGCTCCCGATAAATACGGGTAATTTGCCTGGGGTCAGGCGGCGCGCAGAAGGGACGGGTTTGGGCTTGAATAGAGAAGGGACGTTTGACTCTAGCTGCCGGAACGGTGTCCGCAATCTTGCGAAGTTCGCAGTTCAGATTTGTCGCCCGGATCTGCATGAGCATATGCGCGTCGTGGAGCGACCAGCGCATCTGCTGCTTCTTAACTATGCCGTTGCCGACGAGTGAGTTCACCGCCGACTCGGTGAGGAACGTGTCGACGCGAAGGGAGGCTCGGTAGCACTTCCCGTAGTTGGCGGTCGCACCGCGGTTCGAACGGAAGTAGGTCAGGACCTGCAACCACATGCTATGAAGCCATGCGATCGAGAACTCCTCTTCTCGCTGCGAATGCTTGAGTCTTACAATGCACCGCTCTAGGGTTTAACGCTGTGGTTGGCGAGGCTGAAGAATAGGCTTGTCCTGCAGTGGTCCCTGCGTGGATGACATCCTTCTGGAGCAGGATCACAGAGAGCAATCCACAGCCTTTACATCCGCTCCTTGTGTCTCATCGCCCCGTCTGACTAACATCTCTTTCTGCCACTGCCGACTTCTCTTTTTCCAACAATGGGATGGTACCATGCCGGCCTTGCGGCTCAACACTATCAACTTTGGTAGGGGGATGTCCCGGCCATTGTTGAAATTCTGAAGGGGCGGCGTTGCTCGCATTGAGCCTGTAGGCTTGGGGTGTCGATTCCACTGAGGAGAGCAGCGCCATAAAAAGGATTGCCGACGGCTGCGGCAAGCGGAGCTTTGGAAGAAGCGTTCGCCGACGTTCAGGAGAGCTTCGAGAGGCTCTGCCTTGCGGCCGGAATGGAGGCGCTGGGCGCGATGATGGAGGCGGACGTCGAAGCAGCCTGCGGCCTGCGCCACGGCCGGGTTGAGGAGCGCGAGGGGCTCGACGCGCGGCCGGACCGGGCTTCACGGCGGCAAGGTCGCGGTCGAGCGTCCGCGGGTCCGGACCGTCGATGGGCGGGAGATGGCACTGCCGAGCTGGGATAGCGCGATGTGAGCGCAACCTTATTGAGCGCTTCTTCTCCAAGCTGAAGCACTTCCGCCGCGTGGCGACCCGCTACGACAAGCTCGCTGCCAATTTCCTCGCCATGATCCAACTCGCCTCAATGCGCCTGTGGCTCCGCGCTTATGAGTCTACGGCCTAGCACTACTTTGGCAGATTTTTAGCGGAGAGGGTTCTGCGGCAGTGGGGACAACGGATTGGCGGCGGCTGCGCGAGCGCGGTGATGATGGCTTGCCTGACGGCGGGTAGGCTCGGTTGGGGCGGCGGGCCGAGGATTCTTTTTTCCCCCTCCCGCTTGTTTGAGGCGGCGAGATTGCAGGAAGGCGTAGGCGATCATCGTCATCAGCGCGTGCCGGTGCAGGCCCGTCCATGAGCGCCCCTCGAAGTGGTCGAGGCCAAGTTCCTCCTTGAGCTGCTGATGCGCCTGTTCGCAGACCCAGCGCGCCTTGATGGCGCCTGCGATCTGCTTGAGCGGGGTGTCGGCGGGCAAGTTGGAGAGGTAGTATTTGCGCTCGCCGGTCGAGCGGTGCTCGCCGATCACCCAGACCTCCTCGCCGGGCAGATGCTGAGCGCCCATGTCGCGGATGCGCTGGGGTGGGCCATCTGCAACCCGGACACGGACAGCGGCGAAGCGCGCCGAGAGGCGGCCTTTGGTGCCACGCCGCCAACTGACCGTCCGCCATTGGGCTTTTTCCAGCATCGCTTATCGAGTGGCTGCCCGAAGTCCAAACTTGCGGGAGAATTCTCGTCGTACCGGTGCTAAATCCGCCGGCCGTGCGCGCATGGAGCCGAAACACACCGGTCGACGGCTCAAACCTAAACCGGATGTTTCCGGGGCGCGCCGATGGCTCGGTAAGCGAACGTATTGCAGATGCGGTTTGTCGAATGTTGGTGCCAGAGGCCGATACCATATTTGATCTGCATAGCATGGGACCAACGTGGGATTCTGCGCCTGCGGTTATTACGCATCCTATTGCTGATGCCGATCTAATGGCCAAGACACTCCGTCTGGGGGAGTCCTTCAAATTGCCGGTAACATTGCTTTGGGAGCATAATGAGACCGCTGGTATGTTCGACAGTTGGGGTGCATCGCCAGGGCAAGGTATTTATTTGTACGGAATTTGGTGGTGGCACCGTTGCTTTTGAGGATCTGAAAATCTATGAGACTGCGCAACGGTTTGATCACGCTTGGCCTGATCAAGGGAACAGTAGACATTCCGACCTACCGCCAACAGAAGCTTAGTCAAACACTTGAAACGTTATTGTCCGACAAGGTAACATCACCAGACATCGGCATCTTCGAACCTCGATGCTCGGTGCTGCAAAAAGTGCAGCAGGGAGACATAATCGGGAAGTTGCATCCGATGGATTCAGTGTCGGCCCAGTCCATCGATATCTGCGCGCCTTCAACATCAATAGTCTGCACTATCAAATCGGGAGCGCATGTCAGCGTTAATGAAGAGGTGGCTATCATAGCGAGACCTCTCAAACGCTGAAGGTTGATTTGAGTGTCGATGTTACCAGGCAGAACAGGACGCCGTTTCGGTGGGTAGGCAAGTGGTGGCTATGATCGTGAGAAGTGGCCGGAGGGCCCATGGCATTCTCCGCTCAAAACTGACCCAGCCATACAGACGAGTGGTCGAGTGAACCTACCGGCGCGACAGCGGTGTTGCTAGGCTAGTTCGGCAGCAGAATCTTCTCACGCATTGCTGACGAGCATCGTTTTCACGAAACTTGTTGCAGGCCATGCGGACCCGTTCGCAAAATGACGTCGGCAAGTGTCCGCATCGATACCGCATGACATCGCCGCTGATTTGGCTGTGCACGCGGCTGACGAACGGCGGCTCCGGACGTATCAGGGACGGTGAAGGATATATCGGTTCTAGATGCCTCCGATATACAATCAGCATTTGACGGAAGGCGCCGGGCGACGGATGTTCGACGAAGTTACAGAACTGTCCGGTCGGCGTTTCTTCACAATTTTCCTGTAATGCCGGCCGATTCCGCCTCTTGGCACGTGTCGGGAAGTAAATCTCGTCGTATCGCGGAATCCGGGGCTCTCGTGACCAAAGGATCAACTGGGAGGAAGCAATGAAGTATCGTCTAAACCGCAGACGTTTTATCCAGGCGACGTCGTCCGCTATCGCTGTAGGCGCGCTATCTTCTGTCACTACCCGAGCTGTGGCGCAATCCTCTGGGGAACTGCGAGTCTTGGTCAACGGTGGCGAAGTCGGAAAGGCACAAATCGAGGCGTATGTGAAACCGTTCGCAGCCGAGACTGGTATCAACGTAACTCCAATCACCCAAGACCTCGATTTCGCGAAGCTTGAGCTGATGATGAAAGCAAACAATGTCACCATAGATGCAAGTCCACTTAATCCAGGCGCGGTGTTTCCCGCAACTGACAAAGGGTACCTCGAGAAGATCGACTACTCGATCTATAAGAAGGAAGAGCTTGACGGATTCTATGATTTCGCCAGGGATCCATTCGGCGTCGCCTCGCTTGTCTATTCTTATAATATGATCTATAATACGAAAAAGTTCCCTGCTGACAAGCAGCGACCGGCCAACTGGGCCGAGTTCTGGGACGTCGCAAAGTTTCCCGGTACTCGCTTCCTCGTCTCGGGTCAGTTGGGAGCCGAAGGGCCCTGGGAAGAGGCTTTGCTGGCGGAGGGCGTCGATCTCGATAGACTTTATCCGATGGATATCGACCGGATTTTCGCCAGCCTGGACAAGATAAAGCCGCATATCCGGAAGTGGTGGACGAATGGGTCCGAGATTCAGCAATTGATGAGTGGTGGAACTGGCGATATCATGAATTCTTACGACGGACGGGCAATCTCGTTGATTGATAAGGGTTCGCCTATCGAAATTAACCGCAGTCAGGCCAAGCTAACGTGGGACTATTGGGTAATCCCGAAAGGGGGGCCCAATACGCAAAACGCTCAAAAGTTCATTGAATTCGCCACCCGGGGTGAACGCCAGGCGGTCTTCTGCAAACTCTACCCCGAAGGTCCCAGCAACCGTAACGCCTTTAAGTTTATACCAAAGGATGTAGCCCGCAAGCTGCCTACACATCCGGACTACGTAGCGAAAAGCATCCCCATAAACGGTCGGTGGTACGCCGAGGTCGGCTCGGATGGCCTGTCGAATACGCAAAGGCTCGCGCAGCGCTGGAACGAGTGGGTTCTGCGATAGATCCAGATCTGTGAGTTGGTCGGCGAGGGGGTAATCTCTAATTTGCCGCTTTGCCGACCTATGATATTCTGAAGGAGCCGACCATATCGGACGTCCTTGTTTTTCAGGATTCCATTTCGGACGATCCGTCGATCTCGATCTTGGCAGCCGCCATCGCGATGTCGCTGAGTCCGTCCCATCTATCGAGGATCACGCATTGGAGCAGAACTCAATTCCCGCTCAGATTGAATTTCGAAACGTTACCAAGATGTACGGGCAGGTCGCCGCCGTACAGGACCTGTCACTGACAGTTCGTCGCGGCGAGTTCTTAACCATTCTCGGTCCGAGCGGTTCAGGCAAGACCACGGCGCTCATGCTGCTTGCCGGGTTCGTAGCGGCCAGTAAGGGCGACATTTTGATCGCCGGAAATTCTGTGGCCGCAGTCCCATCCTATCGGCGCGACCAAGGCATTGTGTTCCAAAGCTATGCGCTGTTTCCGCACCTCACGGTACGTCGGAATCTGGAATTCCCGCTCGAAATGCGGGGCGTCAAGACGGCCGACAGAGCAAAGCGGGTCGATCGCATCCTCGAGCGTGTGCATCTCAAGGACTTCGGCCGTCGTATGCCGTCGCAACTGAGCGGCGGCCAACAGCAGCGCGTGGCGCTTGCCCGTGCGCTCATCGCTGATCCGCCGTTCCTCCTGCTCGACGAGCCTCTCGGCGCCCTCGACCGCAACCTTCGCGAGCAGATGCAGATCGAAATGAAGAACCTTCACAAAGAGTTCAACATCACCACCATATGCGTGACGCACGACCAGGAGGAGGCGCTTACACTGTCAGATCGCATCGTTGTCATGCGTGCCGGGCGGATTGAACAGACCGATTCGCCGGAAGCCCTTTACGATCGGCCAGCATCCCGCTTTGTAGCGAATTTTCTCGGTGAGGCCAACATTCTCGAAAATCTCGATTGTGATGTGGAATCCGATGTGGCGCAGCCGTCCGGCACCGTGCCCATGATCAGGCCAGAGCGTATCCGCGCCTCCGCGCCGGCGGCGCCGAAGAGGGCCGATGCGAGCCAGTGCCAGTCCGTTACCGGCACTGTCGACGATATGATCTATGCCGGACCGTTGCGGAAATACCATGTGCGCGTCGGAAGCAAAGTGCTCGTCGCGCGCGAACATGCCGCCTCGGGGCAGCAGATCTTCCAACCCGGCGACACAGTGCGGCTTGATTGGCTGCGGTCCGACGTTCGCTTCGTAGCGGCGTGAATCCCCGGGAGATGGGCGAATGCAAATGCTTCAGAAATTCGGCCGAATGCCCATTGCACTCACCGTGCCGGCACTCGCCATCCTGCTCGTCGTTTTCGGTGTACCGATCGTTCAGCTCTTCCTGACTAGCCTCAATGCGCCGGACCTTTCGATGGTCAACTATCGTGCATTTTTCGGTCGGTCGGCGAATGTCCGCGTGCTCTACCAGACGATCGAGATCAGCTTGGTGGCCACAGCGATTTGCCTCATCATCGGCTATCCCGCGGCCTATCTGATCGTGACTGCCTCCAAGCGTTTGCGCATGACGCTCATCGTGCTCGTCGTTATCCCCTATCTCACCAGCGGATTGGCGCGCACGTATGCCTGGATCATAATTCTTGGCGATGGCGGCCTGATCAACAATCTTTTGCTCGAACTCGGTCTGATCTCGAGCCCGCTGCCGCTCATCTACAACCGTATGGCCGTCTATATCGCCATGGTGCACATTATGCTGCCTATGATGATCCTGCCTCTGGTCAGCGTCATGATGGGTATTGACAGGTCCCTGATGGCCGCAGCGCGCAGCATGGGCGCGGGGCCGTTCACTGCGTTCTGGCGCGTGTTCTTTCCGCTCAGCTTGCCGGGCGTGCGCAGTGGCTCCCTGTTGGTCTTTGTGATCTGCCTCGGCTTTTACATTACGCCGGCCGCCGTCGGCGGCTTGCGAGATGCCATGCTGTCAACCTTCATCGCGTCGCAGGTCTCGACCGGCTTTGATATGGCACCCATTGCAGCCTCGTCCTTCATTCTCCTGGCGATCGCCGTGGCCGTGCTCTCCTTGCTTGGGCTCGATCTTTCGGGTACCCAGGGGCGCGCGGTACAAGCAGTGCGGAAGTCTCGGCCAAGCCGGCGGCCCTCATTCGGCACAATCAAAAGCTATCTCCGCGAACTTCCCGTTTCGTCACGTGCGAAGCGATGGACGGTCCAGCTCTATCAAGCCCGGGGCGACAGCCAATGGTCGAAAATCGTTGGACCGGTGTTCGTCGTTGTGGTCATGTTCTACCTGCTGTTTCCCGAAGCCGTCGTGATCATCATGTCGTTCAGCGCCGGGTCGGTTCTGGAATTTCCACCCTCGGGCCTTTCGCTGCGGTGGTACCGTTCCTTCTTCGACGATCCCTCCTGGTATGGAGCTGCCTGGACCAGCATTCAGATCGGCGTTGCAGTCGCCGTCCTCTCGACCGTCGTCGGCACGCTCGCGGCCTACGGCATCAGCCGCGCCCGCCCGCAACTGCGCAGCTCTCTGACAATGGCGATCCTGACGCCGATTACCATTCCGGTTATCGTTGTGGGCGTAGCGACCTACTTCGGGCTGGCCAATCTCGGACTGATAGGCTCGAAGACAGGTATCGTCCTGGCACACAGCATCGGCGCCATAGGCTATGTCGTCGTGATAGTGTCAGCGACACTGGCAAATTTTGACCGTACGCTAGAGCAGGCAGCAATGAGCATGCGGGCTGGGCCGCTGCAAACCTTCATGAGGGTGACCTTGCCCTTGATACGGCCGGGCATCATCGGCGGCGCGGTGTTCGCCTTTATTCACTCCTTTGACGAGGTCGTCGTCACCTCATTTGTCGGCGGATTCTCAATGTACACCCTGCCGCTGAAGATGTGGGAAAATATACGGAACCAGATCGACCCGACGGTCGCCGCAGTGGCGTCGCTATTGACCCTTCTCCCTGTGATCTGGTTGGTAGCCCTATACGTCACGTGGTGGCGATCTAGGCGAACGAGTCACCGCGTGCTTCCAGAGGCCCAAGTTTGAGGTCATGCGGAGAGGATCCGGCCAACCTTGTGACGTGATAGGGCTCAAGGCTTTCTGCATTGTTCGCGCCGCACCATGAACTGAGGTCGGCTGACCAAACGATACGCGTCCGGGAGCTGCAAGCTAATGTCACATACTTCTAGGTTGCTCGGACTTCAGAAATAGAAATCAGAAGTCCCCAATGGCCGAATCCCTCTTTAGGACAGCGGCAAGAATGGCGATACTTTAAGATGCTCGATCGCTGAACTGCTCCAATTTCTTGCTTTACCGGTCGCGGCCGCATTAGCGCCAACCAAGTTGCTGAACTTGTACATAACTGGAAAATGCGGGCCATTCGTATCAGGGTGGCCATGAAGCGGGCCACGGCACTCACGGCTTCCAGCCGTATCGTTGCGAGATGACCATGATACACAAACTGAATTTGATGCGAGCTGCCGCTTGGCCAAATATAGATGCAATAGGCGACGTCAATGCAGCACAACAAGGTCGGGAAGACCGCGACCGAATCAACAATAGCTCGCACTTTATGCCCGAAGAACTGAATATAGCGGACCTTGTATAATGAAGAGTCGTTCATCCGTGCCAACCTCTCTTGAGGGTCTGACGGCATGCGAATGCCTGAAGCTATACCAAAGGCGGCAGCTCTCGCCCGTTGAAGTCGTCGATGACTGTCTCAGCCGGATCGACGCAAACAACCCCATGCTAAACGCATTTTGCCTCGTCGATCACCAGCGGGCTAGGTCTGCTGCCCGGGCTTCGGAGGGGCGTTGGATGAAGGGGGAGCCCGCCGGAGTTCTCGATGGCGTCCCGGTCACCATCAAAGATCTAACCTTGACGCGGGACTGGCCGACAAGGCGTGGATCACTGTCGAGCAGCGCCGAGGGACCCTGGACAGACGACGCGCCCGTTACAGCGCGCATTCGCGAGGCCGGTGCCGTTATCCTTGGCAAGACAACCACTCCGGAGTTTGGCTGGAAAGGTGTTACAGACAGCCCCCTCTACGGCATCACCCGCAACCCTTGGAATCCTGAACTGACGCCAGGCGGCTCCTCTGGCGGCGCAGCAGTTGCGGCGGCCCTCAACCTCGGCTTTCTTCACCAAGGTAGCGACGGTGGGGGATCAATCCGGATACCAGCGAGCTTCACAGGAACCTTCGGCTTCAAGCCGACCTTCGGCATCGTTCCGCAATGGCCCGCTAGCGCTATGACCACGCTGTCTCATTTGGGGCCGATGACCCGCACGGCCGCGGATGCGATCCTGATGATGAATGTCATCGCACGAAAGGATGCTCGCGACGGCTACGCTGGACCGCCCTATCCCGGCCTTGAGGTCAATCCAGCAAAAACCCTCAAGGGTCTGCGCATCGGCTACAGTCGAGACCTTGGGTATGTGAAGGTGGCTCACGACATCGAAAGAGTCACCGATATTGCGGTCGACCAACTTCGGGCTCTTGAAGCAGAGGTGGTCGAAGTCAATCCGGGATTCGCAAATCCGGTCAAGATATTTGAGACATTTTGGTTCGCCGGCGCCGCCCGTATTCTGTCGCGAATGAACAAAAAGCAAAGACAACTTTTAGATCCCGGCTTTCTGGAAGGTGCCGAACGCGGTCTGACGATTACGCTTACCGAATTTCAGGAAGCTGAGGCGATGCGGTTC comes from Mesorhizobium japonicum MAFF 303099 and encodes:
- a CDS encoding enoyl-CoA hydratase-related protein — encoded protein: MQLGGFFELSNEPVSFETRDNIAIIAINRPDRRNAIDERTSPQLRIAVDRFESDDHLAVGILRGEGPVFCSGMDLQAFVDGEAEEILFGDGHLGGLVSRARTKPVLAAVQGAAIAGGFELMLACDLVVSTENCKFGLPEAKRGLVAGAGGALRLGEMLPPVLANEILLTGLLFEAPRAYQLGLVNRLVPEHFLLEAAMSLADSIAQNAPLSVRASLALVKAQSEKARNSLWTLNDELLRELMRSNDALEGATAYKAKRRPIWRGD
- a CDS encoding succinylglutamate desuccinylase/aspartoacylase domain-containing protein yields the protein MLNPPAVRAWSRNTPVDGSNLNRMFPGRADGSVSERIADAVCRMLVPEADTIFDLHSMGPTWDSAPAVITHPIADADLMAKTLRLGESFKLPVTLLWEHNETAGMFDSWGASPGQGIYLYGIWWWHRCF
- a CDS encoding succinylglutamate desuccinylase/aspartoacylase family protein, with product MRLRNGLITLGLIKGTVDIPTYRQQKLSQTLETLLSDKVTSPDIGIFEPRCSVLQKVQQGDIIGKLHPMDSVSAQSIDICAPSTSIVCTIKSGAHVSVNEEVAIIARPLKR
- a CDS encoding ABC transporter substrate-binding protein, which gives rise to MKYRLNRRRFIQATSSAIAVGALSSVTTRAVAQSSGELRVLVNGGEVGKAQIEAYVKPFAAETGINVTPITQDLDFAKLELMMKANNVTIDASPLNPGAVFPATDKGYLEKIDYSIYKKEELDGFYDFARDPFGVASLVYSYNMIYNTKKFPADKQRPANWAEFWDVAKFPGTRFLVSGQLGAEGPWEEALLAEGVDLDRLYPMDIDRIFASLDKIKPHIRKWWTNGSEIQQLMSGGTGDIMNSYDGRAISLIDKGSPIEINRSQAKLTWDYWVIPKGGPNTQNAQKFIEFATRGERQAVFCKLYPEGPSNRNAFKFIPKDVARKLPTHPDYVAKSIPINGRWYAEVGSDGLSNTQRLAQRWNEWVLR
- a CDS encoding ABC transporter ATP-binding protein, giving the protein MEQNSIPAQIEFRNVTKMYGQVAAVQDLSLTVRRGEFLTILGPSGSGKTTALMLLAGFVAASKGDILIAGNSVAAVPSYRRDQGIVFQSYALFPHLTVRRNLEFPLEMRGVKTADRAKRVDRILERVHLKDFGRRMPSQLSGGQQQRVALARALIADPPFLLLDEPLGALDRNLREQMQIEMKNLHKEFNITTICVTHDQEEALTLSDRIVVMRAGRIEQTDSPEALYDRPASRFVANFLGEANILENLDCDVESDVAQPSGTVPMIRPERIRASAPAAPKRADASQCQSVTGTVDDMIYAGPLRKYHVRVGSKVLVAREHAASGQQIFQPGDTVRLDWLRSDVRFVAA
- a CDS encoding ABC transporter permease subunit, with product MQMLQKFGRMPIALTVPALAILLVVFGVPIVQLFLTSLNAPDLSMVNYRAFFGRSANVRVLYQTIEISLVATAICLIIGYPAAYLIVTASKRLRMTLIVLVVIPYLTSGLARTYAWIIILGDGGLINNLLLELGLISSPLPLIYNRMAVYIAMVHIMLPMMILPLVSVMMGIDRSLMAAARSMGAGPFTAFWRVFFPLSLPGVRSGSLLVFVICLGFYITPAAVGGLRDAMLSTFIASQVSTGFDMAPIAASSFILLAIAVAVLSLLGLDLSGTQGRAVQAVRKSRPSRRPSFGTIKSYLRELPVSSRAKRWTVQLYQARGDSQWSKIVGPVFVVVVMFYLLFPEAVVIIMSFSAGSVLEFPPSGLSLRWYRSFFDDPSWYGAAWTSIQIGVAVAVLSTVVGTLAAYGISRARPQLRSSLTMAILTPITIPVIVVGVATYFGLANLGLIGSKTGIVLAHSIGAIGYVVVIVSATLANFDRTLEQAAMSMRAGPLQTFMRVTLPLIRPGIIGGAVFAFIHSFDEVVVTSFVGGFSMYTLPLKMWENIRNQIDPTVAAVASLLTLLPVIWLVALYVTWWRSRRTSHRVLPEAQV
- a CDS encoding amidase, with the translated sequence MKSRSSVPTSLEGLTACECLKLYQRRQLSPVEVVDDCLSRIDANNPMLNAFCLVDHQRARSAARASEGRWMKGEPAGVLDGVPVTIKDLTLTRDWPTRRGSLSSSAEGPWTDDAPVTARIREAGAVILGKTTTPEFGWKGVTDSPLYGITRNPWNPELTPGGSSGGAAVAAALNLGFLHQGSDGGGSIRIPASFTGTFGFKPTFGIVPQWPASAMTTLSHLGPMTRTAADAILMMNVIARKDARDGYAGPPYPGLEVNPAKTLKGLRIGYSRDLGYVKVAHDIERVTDIAVDQLRALEAEVVEVNPGFANPVKIFETFWFAGAARILSRMNKKQRQLLDPGFLEGAERGLTITLTEFQEAEAMRFELSALMAKFHEDYDFLVTPTMPIAPFPVGRNEPDDSFTGWVDWTPFTYPFNLTQQPAASLPSGLDDQGLPVGLQLVGARYSDTTVLAAAYAIESRLGHLSMARANIPQPSPER